A region of the Drosophila subpulchrella strain 33 F10 #4 breed RU33 chromosome 3L, RU_Dsub_v1.1 Primary Assembly, whole genome shotgun sequence genome:
CGGACGGTATAATCGATTGATATCTCCACGGTCATACTACTGCTCACATAACCTGCTGTtggaatttattttgttacccGAAAACCGCAAGTAAAATGAATATTACTGAATATTGAGCTATTTGCTAAATTAGGCCTTGCAGATACCAGTAAGATGCACATCACACGCCTCGCCCTGCGTCAGATTTCGCGCCAAGTGCAGCTGCATCGCATGTACAGTGCAGCGGCTCCGGCTGCCGCGGTTTCGGGATCGGAGAAACTGGTGCCTCCCACGCCGGAAGGAGTGGCCAAGCCACCCAACGCCAAGCTGGACTCCATTGTCAACAACATCGCCGCCCTCAATCTGCTCGAGGTGGCCGAGCTGAGCACTCTGCTCAAACAGAAACTCAACCTGCCCGAGACCGCATTTGCCCCACAATTCGCCGCTGGACCGGCACGTGCTGCTCCCGCCGAGGATGAGGAGG
Encoded here:
- the LOC119553417 gene encoding 50S ribosomal protein L7/L12, producing MHITRLALRQISRQVQLHRMYSAAAPAAAVSGSEKLVPPTPEGVAKPPNAKLDSIVNNIAALNLLEVAELSTLLKQKLNLPETAFAPQFAAGPARAAPAEDEEEAAPKKVQTSFKVKLVKFDEKQKVALIKEVKNLLEGMNLVQAKKFVESAPTIVKEDIPKEEAEKLKEALAKAGAIIEIE